A section of the Candidatus Thioglobus autotrophicus genome encodes:
- a CDS encoding MASE1 domain-containing protein, with product MKQFLTYNLIAFVAVLISRLIIVPFDHVDISIGNYIWLPMGAAILAPLLFGFKSLPGVVVGYFLATFISKGGVWEAIHIYSYLGKLIDSVAPIASILMMRFFHLSDFFDSGKINYAHVMFLVILASLVATVAKVFVYPMNGKIIPDPSLFIQTYLMSDILGGIVFIYLIFKFFTPQLIKNKLI from the coding sequence ATGAAGCAATTTCTCACTTACAACCTAATTGCCTTTGTGGCGGTGCTCATCTCCAGATTAATCATTGTGCCTTTTGATCACGTGGATATTTCCATCGGTAATTATATTTGGCTGCCAATGGGCGCGGCTATACTTGCGCCTTTGTTATTTGGTTTTAAATCTTTACCAGGCGTGGTGGTGGGCTATTTTCTAGCCACTTTTATCAGTAAAGGCGGCGTTTGGGAAGCAATACATATCTATAGCTACTTAGGAAAGCTGATTGATAGTGTCGCACCGATTGCCTCAATTTTAATGATGCGATTTTTTCATTTGTCAGATTTCTTTGATTCTGGCAAGATTAACTACGCGCATGTCATGTTTTTGGTGATTTTGGCCTCGCTTGTAGCAACAGTGGCTAAGGTGTTTGTTTATCCAATGAATGGCAAAATTATCCCCGATCCCTCGTTATTTATCCAAACCTACTTAATGAGTGATATCTTGGGTGGCATTGTATTTATCTACCTAATATTTAAATTTTTCACCCCGCAATTGATAAAAAACAAGCTAATTTAG